From a region of the Lactuca sativa cultivar Salinas chromosome 4, Lsat_Salinas_v11, whole genome shotgun sequence genome:
- the LOC111894915 gene encoding uncharacterized protein LOC111894915 isoform X3, whose translation MPQRNVSDVGGDDIVTQVSNDSFITAMSSHDSPNLNKQSRNIVNSQCKWGKENPRLHAKSTIVVNGGNRQVMSSYANTTTVRQKLSPDN comes from the exons ATGCCGCAAAGAAACGTTAGTGATGTTGGAGGAGACGACATCGTTACTCAAGTGTCAAACGATTCGTTTATCACCGCTATGTCGTCTCATGATTCACCTAATTTAAACAAGCAATCGAGAAACATCGTTAACAGCCAG TGTAAATGGGGTAAAGAAAACCCACGTCTCCATGCAAAATCCACAATCGTTGTTAATGGTGGAAATCGTCAAGTGATGTCTTCGTACGCCAACACCACAACCGTCAGACAGAAGCTTAGCCCTG ATAATTGA
- the LOC111894915 gene encoding uncharacterized protein LOC111894915 isoform X2, with translation MPQRNVSDVGGDDIVTQVSNDSFITAMSSHDSPNLNKQSRNIVNSQCKWGKENPRLHAKSTIVVNGGNRQVMSSYANTTTVRQKLSPGVKMLEMNQREGEGLKDR, from the exons ATGCCGCAAAGAAACGTTAGTGATGTTGGAGGAGACGACATCGTTACTCAAGTGTCAAACGATTCGTTTATCACCGCTATGTCGTCTCATGATTCACCTAATTTAAACAAGCAATCGAGAAACATCGTTAACAGCCAG TGTAAATGGGGTAAAGAAAACCCACGTCTCCATGCAAAATCCACAATCGTTGTTAATGGTGGAAATCGTCAAGTGATGTCTTCGTACGCCAACACCACAACCGTCAGACAGAAGCTTAGCCCTG GGGTCAAGATGCTGGAAATGAACCAACGAGAAGGGGAGGGCCTAAAGGATAGATAA
- the LOC111894915 gene encoding uncharacterized protein LOC111894915 isoform X1, which yields MPQRNVSDVGGDDIVTQVSNDSFITAMSSHDSPNLNKQSRNIVNSQCKWGKENPRLHAKSTIVVNGGNRQVMSSYANTTTVRQKLSPECKRILKWIRGQDAGNEPTRRGGPKG from the exons ATGCCGCAAAGAAACGTTAGTGATGTTGGAGGAGACGACATCGTTACTCAAGTGTCAAACGATTCGTTTATCACCGCTATGTCGTCTCATGATTCACCTAATTTAAACAAGCAATCGAGAAACATCGTTAACAGCCAG TGTAAATGGGGTAAAGAAAACCCACGTCTCCATGCAAAATCCACAATCGTTGTTAATGGTGGAAATCGTCAAGTGATGTCTTCGTACGCCAACACCACAACCGTCAGACAGAAGCTTAGCCCTG AATGTAAGCGTATTTTGAAATGGATTAGGGGTCAAGATGCTGGAAATGAACCAACGAGAAGGGGAGGGCCTAAAGGATAG